In Candidatus Pelagibacter ubique HIMB140, a single window of DNA contains:
- a CDS encoding UDP-glucose dehydrogenase family protein, producing MKLCMIGTGYVGLVSGVCFSDLGNDVICVDKDNNKINNLKNGKIPFYEPGLEELVKKNLKNNRLNFSTNLNEAVRKSDIIFICVGTPTKKNSNSADLSQVYSVGKEISKSINKFKIILTKSTVPVTTGDELEKIISKKVNKRLFSVVSNPEFLREGEAIRDFIYPDRVVVGSNEEKSKKILRNLYSPLISKGAKYVSTNRRAAELIKYASNAFLATKITFINEIANLCEKTGIDVEDISIGIGLDNRIGSRFLRAGPAYGGSCFPKDTKAIVSTADKFKSNLSVIKSVIKSNQNRSDLLLKRLHSIIKKFNNKKVSFLGVTFKANTDDMRESSSLKLIPYLSKKGAKIKYYDPTGSKKEFDNLKNVEYANSIQNCISGSDLIIIHTEWNDFKSINFKKISKNKKLIIYDMRNIFSPTKIEKLGIKYFGIGR from the coding sequence ATGAAACTTTGTATGATAGGTACCGGATATGTTGGTTTGGTCAGTGGTGTTTGTTTTTCAGACTTAGGTAATGATGTTATTTGTGTAGATAAAGATAATAATAAAATTAATAATTTAAAAAATGGCAAAATACCATTTTATGAACCAGGTTTAGAAGAATTAGTTAAAAAAAACTTAAAAAATAATAGATTAAATTTTTCAACAAATTTAAATGAAGCTGTAAGAAAATCTGACATAATTTTTATATGCGTAGGAACACCAACTAAAAAAAATAGTAATAGTGCTGACCTTTCTCAGGTTTATTCAGTTGGAAAAGAAATATCTAAATCAATTAATAAATTTAAAATAATTTTAACAAAATCAACTGTTCCTGTTACTACAGGTGACGAATTAGAAAAAATTATATCAAAAAAAGTAAATAAAAGATTGTTTTCAGTAGTATCTAATCCTGAATTTTTAAGAGAAGGTGAGGCAATTAGAGACTTTATTTACCCCGATAGAGTAGTGGTTGGTTCAAACGAAGAAAAATCAAAAAAAATACTTAGAAATTTATATTCCCCATTAATTTCCAAAGGTGCAAAATATGTTTCTACAAATAGACGAGCTGCTGAATTAATTAAATATGCTTCTAATGCTTTTTTAGCAACTAAAATTACATTTATAAATGAAATTGCAAATTTATGCGAAAAAACTGGAATAGATGTTGAAGATATATCTATAGGAATTGGACTTGATAACAGAATAGGAAGTAGATTTTTAAGAGCTGGTCCTGCATATGGAGGCTCTTGTTTTCCAAAAGATACAAAAGCTATTGTATCTACAGCTGATAAATTTAAATCTAATTTGTCTGTAATCAAAAGTGTTATTAAATCTAATCAGAATAGATCAGATTTATTACTTAAAAGGCTTCATTCAATAATTAAAAAATTTAATAATAAAAAAGTTTCTTTTTTGGGAGTTACATTTAAAGCAAACACTGATGATATGAGAGAGTCCTCAAGTTTAAAATTAATTCCTTATCTATCCAAAAAAGGTGCAAAGATTAAATATTATGATCCTACCGGTTCAAAAAAAGAATTCGATAATCTAAAAAATGTTGAATATGCTAATTCAATTCAAAACTGCATTTCTGGTTCAGACCTTATAATTATTCATACTGAATGGAATGATTTTAAATCAATTAATTTTAAAAAAATTTCTAAAAATAAAAAACTTATTATTTACGATATGAGAAATATATTCTCACCAACTAAAATAGAGAAACTAGGTATAAAATATTTTGGTATAGGAAGATAG
- the rpsM gene encoding 30S ribosomal protein S13 translates to MARIAGINIPQNKLVHIGLTYIYGIGDKFSQQICSSLEIPRAKRVNELTDDEILKIREYIDQNFKVEGDLRRDYSLSIKRLIDLACYRGTRHRKKLPVRGQRTRCNARTRKGKAIAIAGKKLTPTKK, encoded by the coding sequence ATGGCTCGTATCGCAGGTATAAACATTCCACAAAATAAACTTGTCCACATTGGACTTACTTATATTTATGGAATTGGAGATAAATTCTCACAACAAATTTGTTCTTCTCTAGAAATTCCAAGAGCCAAAAGAGTGAATGAGTTAACTGATGATGAAATTTTAAAAATAAGAGAATACATTGATCAAAATTTTAAAGTCGAAGGTGATCTTAGAAGAGATTATTCTTTAAGTATTAAAAGATTAATAGATCTTGCATGTTATCGAGGAACAAGACATAGAAAAAAATTACCTGTAAGAGGTCAAAGAACAAGATGTAATGCAAGAACAAGAAAAGGGAAAGCAATCGCTATTGCAGGGAAGAAATTAACACCAACTAAAAAATAA
- a CDS encoding RluA family pseudouridine synthase: MNKSYIVDSTCNDMRIDRWMRLNIGKIPQGLIEKYLRTGKIKINKKKVKSSHKIKKGDQINIFNIEFKERVEQKKIKFLPTKEIIKSNEDQIIDDNDNFVVLNKASGISVQGGTKSKKNLVDIFAKSEIFKGTKPYSVHRLDKDTSGVFIMAKNRESAQLLTSLFRLRKVHKTYLAICQGEINKNTGVWDDDLIRYDGDKKLVEKAKTIFKVIDKNSEASLLELKPITGRKHQLRKQLFAIGNPIFGDTKYKLSKSDKGINKNLMLHSYQIKFKINDMKHTYSALLPEYFKKLLKSKRLSFSNLK, translated from the coding sequence ATGAATAAGTCATACATCGTTGATTCAACGTGTAATGATATGCGTATTGATAGATGGATGAGATTAAATATTGGAAAAATACCTCAAGGTTTAATTGAAAAATATCTTAGGACAGGAAAAATCAAAATTAACAAAAAAAAAGTTAAAAGTTCTCACAAAATAAAAAAAGGAGATCAAATAAATATCTTTAATATTGAATTTAAAGAAAGAGTAGAACAAAAAAAAATAAAATTTTTACCAACTAAAGAAATAATAAAATCAAACGAAGATCAAATAATTGATGATAATGATAATTTTGTTGTATTAAATAAAGCATCAGGAATATCAGTACAAGGTGGTACAAAATCTAAAAAAAACTTAGTTGATATTTTCGCAAAGAGTGAAATTTTTAAAGGAACAAAACCTTATTCTGTTCATAGATTAGACAAAGATACGTCTGGTGTATTTATAATGGCGAAAAATAGAGAGAGCGCACAGTTACTAACATCATTATTTAGATTAAGAAAAGTTCACAAAACTTATCTTGCCATATGCCAAGGAGAAATAAATAAAAATACAGGTGTTTGGGATGATGACTTAATAAGATATGATGGAGATAAAAAGTTAGTTGAAAAAGCAAAAACTATATTCAAGGTAATAGATAAAAATTCTGAAGCATCTTTATTGGAGTTAAAACCAATAACAGGAAGAAAACATCAGTTACGTAAACAACTTTTTGCAATTGGAAATCCTATATTTGGTGATACCAAATATAAACTATCTAAGTCAGATAAAGGTATAAATAAAAATCTTATGCTGCACTCTTATCAAATTAAATTTAAAATTAATGATATGAAGCATACTTATTCAGCCTTATTACCAGAATATTTTAAAAAGTTGTTAAAATCAAAAAGACTTAGTTTTTCAAATTTGAAATAA
- the rplQ gene encoding 50S ribosomal protein L17 — translation MRHGLANKKLNRTSEHRKALLKNMLNSLIKYEQIKTTLPKAKFLRPQADKIITLGKKDTLQTTKMLVSQLQDIKSANKVKKTLSKRYSNRKGGYTRIIKAGFRYGDNAPMAIIEFVDRDVEAKRVDKKKKDTSKEAPKTEENKQATA, via the coding sequence ATGAGACACGGCTTAGCCAATAAAAAGTTGAATAGAACTTCTGAGCACAGAAAAGCTCTGTTAAAGAATATGTTAAATTCTTTAATAAAATATGAACAGATTAAAACTACATTACCGAAAGCAAAGTTTTTAAGACCTCAAGCTGACAAAATTATTACTCTAGGTAAAAAAGATACATTGCAAACAACTAAGATGCTTGTGTCTCAATTGCAGGATATTAAATCAGCTAATAAAGTAAAAAAAACTCTTTCTAAAAGATATTCAAATAGAAAAGGTGGCTATACTAGAATTATTAAAGCAGGTTTTAGATATGGTGATAATGCTCCAATGGCAATCATAGAATTTGTAGATAGAGATGTTGAGGCCAAAAGAGTAGATAAGAAGAAAAAAGATACGTCAAAAGAAGCTCCAAAAACAGAAGAAAATAAACAAGCTACAGCTTAA
- a CDS encoding sugar phosphate nucleotidyltransferase, translating to MIKQAIIPLAGQGTRLLPLTSVFAKELLPINGKPGIEYILDECIEAGIKEIIFIISNKKKMIKNYFYSDAFYKKIIKKKKDPRIIAEYKKILKYKKIIKFVYQNIPKGTGDAVFKTRKYIKDKYFLMLLPDDLIIKKNCSKDMIKVHHKHKSSVMASMEVNSKTVSRWGIYSLNKKISKNDYFIDGVVEKPSIKNAPSNKAVIGRYILPKIVFNKLAKQKPSKGGEIHITDAIQTLIKEGEKFIAHNFSGKYLDCGTMQGFINSNKEIGKI from the coding sequence ATGATTAAACAAGCAATTATTCCTCTAGCAGGTCAAGGAACCAGACTTTTGCCTTTGACAAGTGTTTTTGCTAAAGAACTTCTTCCAATAAATGGAAAGCCAGGAATTGAATATATTTTAGATGAATGTATTGAGGCAGGAATTAAAGAAATTATTTTTATAATATCAAATAAAAAAAAGATGATTAAAAATTATTTTTATAGTGACGCTTTTTATAAAAAAATTATTAAAAAGAAAAAAGATCCCAGAATAATTGCTGAATATAAAAAAATATTAAAATATAAAAAAATAATAAAATTTGTATATCAAAATATACCAAAAGGAACAGGCGATGCTGTATTTAAAACAAGAAAATATATAAAAGATAAATATTTTTTAATGTTGCTACCAGATGATTTGATAATAAAAAAAAACTGTTCTAAGGATATGATTAAAGTACATCATAAGCACAAATCTTCTGTAATGGCTAGCATGGAAGTTAATTCCAAAACAGTTTCAAGATGGGGCATCTATAGTTTAAACAAAAAAATTTCCAAAAATGATTATTTCATTGATGGAGTGGTTGAAAAGCCTTCAATTAAAAATGCTCCCTCTAATAAAGCAGTAATAGGAAGATACATTCTCCCTAAAATTGTATTTAATAAATTAGCTAAGCAAAAACCAAGTAAAGGAGGTGAAATTCATATAACTGATGCTATTCAAACTTTAATTAAAGAAGGTGAAAAATTTATTGCTCATAATTTTTCAGGCAAATATTTAGATTGTGGGACTATGCAAGGATTTATTAATTCAAATAAAGAAATAGGAAAAATATGA
- the lipB gene encoding lipoyl(octanoyl) transferase LipB, protein MDIEIKKSIKPVNYFEAIDLLESRLKNISANKEKELIWTLEHPEIFTAGTSYKENEIIDKSIDLLKTNRGGKITYHGPGQLICYFVIDLREKKDIRKFITIIENTIIQSLKKYNIETFPDKENIGIWYKDKNEIQKIAAIGIRVSKWIAYHGFAINVDNNLENYKKIVPCGISDKGITNLKKISNQDYSNLNNEIIENFISNLKN, encoded by the coding sequence ATGGATATAGAGATCAAAAAGTCAATAAAACCGGTAAATTATTTTGAGGCAATTGATCTATTAGAGTCTAGATTAAAAAATATTTCAGCTAATAAAGAAAAAGAGTTAATTTGGACTTTAGAGCATCCTGAAATTTTTACTGCAGGTACATCGTATAAAGAAAATGAAATAATTGATAAATCAATTGATCTATTAAAAACAAACAGAGGTGGAAAAATTACGTATCATGGTCCTGGTCAATTAATTTGTTATTTTGTTATTGATCTAAGAGAAAAAAAAGACATTAGAAAATTTATTACAATCATTGAAAATACAATTATTCAAAGTTTAAAAAAATATAATATTGAAACCTTTCCTGATAAAGAAAATATTGGAATATGGTATAAAGACAAAAATGAAATTCAAAAAATTGCTGCAATAGGTATTCGAGTGAGTAAGTGGATTGCATATCATGGATTTGCAATAAATGTTGATAACAACCTAGAAAATTATAAAAAAATAGTACCTTGTGGAATTTCAGACAAAGGTATTACAAATTTAAAAAAAATTTCAAATCAAGATTATTCTAACTTAAATAATGAAATTATCGAAAATTTTATTTCAAATTTGAAAAACTAA
- the mgtE gene encoding magnesium transporter produces the protein MSLIKKTKDKKVNFEFNKEYLRVVTSKIANSDAKFINDSFNEMHPADAADIIEHLSISDRESLIKLNNFNIDAEVFVELNESIQTEIIKYLSSDSIVTILTNLESDDAISILENVPEEDKNTILSSLPPKDRFALLESLSYPEDTAARLMQREFTAIPSNWSVGQTIDYLRENKDLPEEFLEIFIVNEEFKPIGTVPSSRVLTSPRDTKMASIMSESQLLVPVDMDKEEVANLFENYNLNSAAVVDKNNKLVGMIMNDDVLTVLKEEAEEDALRLAGVGDEEITDGVVTKTKRRFNWLLLNLFTAFLATWCISLFGATIEQMVVLAFLMPIVASMGGNAGMQTLAVTVRTIATNDLTQNNFSSNVFKEFSIGILNGIIFAAISALIVQIWFQDSILSIIISISMVLTMIIAGLFGILVPFTLKKMNIDPAIASSVFVTTITDVIGFVSFLGVGAYFL, from the coding sequence ATGTCTTTAATTAAAAAAACTAAAGATAAAAAAGTAAATTTTGAATTTAATAAAGAATATTTGAGAGTTGTTACCTCTAAAATAGCTAACAGTGATGCAAAATTTATTAATGACTCATTCAATGAAATGCACCCTGCTGATGCAGCAGACATAATTGAACACTTAAGCATTAGTGATAGAGAAAGTTTAATTAAATTAAATAATTTTAATATTGATGCAGAGGTTTTTGTAGAATTAAATGAGTCTATACAAACTGAAATAATTAAATATTTATCTTCAGACTCAATTGTTACTATTCTTACTAACCTTGAGTCAGATGATGCTATTTCGATTTTAGAAAATGTACCCGAAGAAGACAAGAACACTATATTAAGCTCATTACCACCTAAAGACAGATTTGCTCTGTTAGAAAGCTTAAGCTATCCTGAAGATACTGCTGCTAGACTTATGCAGCGTGAGTTTACAGCTATACCAAGCAACTGGTCTGTAGGTCAAACAATTGACTACCTAAGAGAAAATAAAGATCTGCCTGAGGAATTTTTGGAAATTTTTATTGTTAATGAAGAATTTAAACCTATTGGAACAGTTCCATCATCAAGAGTTCTTACTTCACCGAGAGACACAAAGATGGCAAGCATTATGTCTGAATCTCAACTATTAGTGCCTGTAGATATGGATAAAGAAGAGGTGGCTAACCTTTTTGAAAATTATAATCTTAACTCAGCAGCTGTAGTTGATAAAAATAATAAATTGGTAGGAATGATAATGAACGATGATGTTCTTACAGTTTTAAAAGAAGAGGCTGAGGAAGATGCATTAAGACTTGCAGGTGTAGGTGATGAGGAAATTACAGACGGTGTTGTTACAAAAACTAAAAGAAGATTTAACTGGCTTTTACTTAATTTATTTACCGCTTTTTTAGCTACTTGGTGTATTAGTCTGTTTGGAGCAACTATTGAGCAAATGGTTGTTCTTGCTTTCCTAATGCCAATTGTTGCTTCAATGGGCGGAAATGCAGGAATGCAAACATTAGCTGTTACAGTCAGAACAATTGCAACAAATGACTTAACCCAAAATAATTTTTCATCAAATGTTTTTAAAGAATTTTCAATTGGTATATTAAATGGAATTATATTTGCCGCTATAAGTGCTTTAATTGTTCAAATTTGGTTTCAAGATAGTATTCTTTCAATAATTATTTCAATATCAATGGTACTAACGATGATTATAGCTGGACTGTTTGGTATACTTGTTCCTTTTACATTAAAAAAAATGAATATTGATCCCGCAATTGCATCTAGTGTTTTTGTTACGACCATTACTGATGTAATAGGTTTTGTGTCATTTTTAGGTGTTGGGGCTTACTTTCTTTAA
- a CDS encoding RidA family protein yields MNFDKKIEELKIELPEAKAPVGSYVATKKTGNLLFISGQISINENGELIKGKVGKDLSTEQGYEAAKRCGLSLVAQAKAACAGDLSKIKSCIKLTGFVNSTNDFTEQPKVINGASDLIASIFGDAGMHTRAAVSTNSLPLGVSVEVDAIFELN; encoded by the coding sequence ATGAATTTTGATAAAAAAATAGAAGAATTAAAAATAGAACTTCCAGAAGCGAAGGCTCCTGTTGGATCTTATGTGGCAACAAAAAAAACAGGAAATTTACTTTTTATTTCTGGTCAAATTTCGATTAATGAAAATGGAGAATTAATTAAGGGAAAAGTTGGAAAAGATTTAAGTACAGAACAAGGTTATGAAGCTGCAAAAAGATGTGGATTAAGTTTAGTTGCTCAAGCAAAAGCTGCTTGTGCTGGAGATTTGTCTAAAATAAAATCATGTATCAAATTAACTGGATTTGTTAACTCAACAAATGACTTTACTGAACAGCCAAAAGTAATTAATGGAGCTTCAGATTTAATTGCATCAATATTCGGAGATGCTGGCATGCATACAAGAGCTGCGGTAAGTACTAATAGTTTGCCACTAGGAGTTTCCGTAGAAGTTGATGCTATATTTGAGTTAAACTAA
- a CDS encoding DNA-directed RNA polymerase subunit alpha: protein MEVENVNVKNWKSLIKPSKLDVQISDDLTHAKIIAEPLEKGYGLTLGNSLRRILLSSIRGAAVTSIQIDGVLHEFTSIKGVREDVTDIVLNVKSLALKCNSEGTKKLVLDAKGPGEIKASDIAPVTDVEILNPELVICNLDENTTFHMEMNVNTGKGYVPAELNKPEEPPLGLIAIDSLYSPVKKVSYSVSTAREGKALDYDKLTMEVETNGSISAEDAVAYSARIFQDQLKMFVNFDEPVEAPVKEVSSEPEFNKNLLRKVDELELSVRSMNCLKNDNIIYIGDLVQKSEGEMLRTPNFGRKSLNEIKEVLTGMSLYLGMEIPNWPPDNIAEMSKKLEEAI from the coding sequence ATGGAAGTAGAAAACGTTAATGTAAAAAATTGGAAATCTTTGATTAAACCATCTAAATTAGATGTTCAAATTAGTGATGACTTAACACATGCTAAGATTATAGCTGAGCCTTTAGAAAAAGGTTATGGATTAACTTTAGGAAACTCCCTAAGAAGAATTTTGCTTTCTTCAATCAGAGGAGCTGCAGTTACTTCGATACAAATAGATGGTGTTCTACATGAATTTACATCAATTAAAGGTGTAAGAGAAGATGTAACAGACATAGTATTAAATGTTAAATCACTAGCATTAAAATGTAATTCTGAAGGTACAAAAAAATTAGTTTTAGATGCAAAAGGTCCAGGTGAAATAAAAGCTTCTGACATTGCTCCTGTGACTGATGTAGAAATATTAAATCCTGAATTAGTAATTTGTAACTTAGATGAAAATACTACTTTTCATATGGAAATGAATGTAAACACTGGAAAAGGTTATGTTCCGGCTGAGCTAAATAAACCAGAGGAGCCACCATTAGGTTTAATTGCCATTGACTCTTTGTATAGCCCTGTAAAAAAAGTTTCTTATTCTGTTAGCACAGCAAGAGAGGGTAAAGCTCTTGATTATGATAAATTAACAATGGAAGTGGAGACTAATGGTTCAATTTCTGCAGAAGATGCTGTTGCGTATTCTGCTAGGATTTTTCAAGACCAGTTGAAAATGTTTGTTAATTTTGATGAACCAGTTGAGGCTCCAGTAAAAGAAGTCTCATCTGAACCTGAGTTTAATAAGAATTTATTAAGAAAAGTTGATGAACTAGAGCTATCTGTTAGATCAATGAATTGCTTAAAAAATGACAACATAATTTATATTGGTGATTTAGTTCAAAAATCTGAGGGTGAAATGTTAAGAACACCAAATTTTGGTAGAAAATCTTTAAATGAGATTAAAGAAGTTCTAACTGGAATGTCTCTGTATTTAGGTATGGAAATACCTAACTGGCCACCAGATAATATTGCAGAAATGTCTAAAAAATTAGAGGAAGCAATTTAA
- a CDS encoding pantoate--beta-alanine ligase, with translation MFYLSKFLIQMKIILNNNSLLKALRPFNDIGFVPTMGSIHEGHLSLIERSNRTCKKTIVSIFVNPKQFNNKKDFKNYPTNIKEDIKILKKTKKVDFLYIPKFKDIYNHNKKSDIKIANKDKILCAKYRKGHFEGVLDVMERLTSLVNPKKIFMGKKDYQQYYLIKNYLKYKYKTSIIPCKTIRNKSKIALSSRNSHLDLNGIKKASFLSKNLIKLKRNLANSKKIKQNLKIQMKYFEKFLKIKIEYLELRSIKNLKISNTVKGSRLFVAYYIDNVRLIDNF, from the coding sequence ATGTTTTACTTATCTAAATTTCTAATACAAATGAAAATTATATTAAACAATAATTCATTATTAAAAGCTTTAAGGCCATTTAATGATATTGGCTTTGTTCCCACAATGGGGAGTATACATGAGGGTCATTTATCACTTATAGAAAGATCAAATCGAACTTGCAAAAAGACAATAGTAAGTATTTTCGTTAATCCCAAACAATTTAACAATAAAAAAGATTTCAAGAACTATCCAACAAATATTAAAGAGGATATTAAAATTTTAAAAAAAACTAAAAAGGTAGATTTCTTATACATTCCAAAATTCAAAGATATCTACAATCATAATAAAAAATCAGACATAAAAATCGCAAATAAAGATAAAATTTTATGCGCTAAATATAGAAAAGGCCATTTCGAAGGAGTACTAGATGTTATGGAAAGATTAACTAGCTTAGTAAATCCAAAAAAAATATTTATGGGCAAAAAAGATTATCAACAATATTACTTAATAAAAAATTATCTGAAATATAAATATAAAACTTCTATCATTCCATGCAAAACGATTAGAAATAAAAGCAAAATAGCTTTGTCTTCAAGAAATAGTCATTTAGACTTAAATGGAATTAAAAAAGCAAGTTTTTTGAGCAAAAATTTAATTAAATTAAAAAGAAATTTAGCAAATAGTAAAAAAATAAAACAAAATTTAAAAATTCAAATGAAATATTTTGAGAAGTTTTTAAAAATTAAAATTGAATACTTGGAATTAAGATCTATTAAAAATCTTAAAATATCTAATACTGTTAAAGGCTCACGTTTATTTGTTGCTTACTATATTGATAACGTTAGATTAATTGATAACTTTTAA
- the rpsK gene encoding 30S ribosomal protein S11 produces MAKTEKTDNKDQKVEKSSKKSAKSSYSKKKKIKKNILNGIAYVQSTFNNTIISIADTNGNVISWASAGQKGFKGSRKSTPYAAQIAADSAASKALEYGMKTLSVEVKGPGSGRETALRALQARGFKILSIKDTTPMPHNGTRPPKKRRV; encoded by the coding sequence ATGGCAAAAACAGAAAAAACTGACAATAAAGATCAGAAGGTAGAAAAATCTTCTAAAAAAAGTGCTAAGAGTTCTTATTCAAAAAAGAAAAAGATAAAAAAAAATATTTTAAATGGAATTGCTTATGTGCAATCAACATTTAATAACACAATAATTTCAATTGCTGATACAAATGGAAATGTAATATCCTGGGCATCTGCTGGACAGAAAGGATTTAAAGGATCAAGAAAATCTACGCCTTATGCAGCTCAAATAGCAGCTGACTCCGCAGCATCAAAAGCATTAGAGTATGGAATGAAAACTTTATCGGTTGAGGTAAAAGGACCTGGTTCAGGAAGAGAAACAGCATTAAGAGCTTTACAAGCAAGAGGTTTTAAAATTTTGTCAATTAAAGATACAACACCTATGCCTCACAACGGAACTAGACCACCAAAAAAAAGGAGAGTTTAA
- a CDS encoding adenylate kinase, translated as MNIVLFGPPGAGKGTQAKYLVKKLNSFQISTGELLREEIYKNSDIGKTITNDMKNGKFVSDEIVNKLIENLVSDPQKKNRLIFDGYPRSLSQAKNLDILLEASSQKIDLILYLKVDKDTVVKRLEKRKIIENRSDDETSTILKRFDTYMNTTEPVLNYYSENPKFKEIDGSLEIDEITRKIDTFINV; from the coding sequence GTGAATATAGTTTTGTTTGGACCGCCTGGTGCTGGTAAAGGTACTCAAGCTAAATATTTAGTAAAGAAATTAAATTCCTTTCAAATCTCAACTGGTGAACTTTTAAGAGAAGAAATATATAAAAATTCAGACATTGGTAAGACAATAACCAATGACATGAAAAATGGTAAATTTGTAAGTGATGAAATTGTAAATAAACTTATTGAAAATTTAGTTTCTGACCCTCAAAAAAAAAATAGATTAATATTTGATGGATACCCTAGATCTTTGAGCCAAGCCAAAAATTTAGATATTTTACTGGAGGCATCAAGTCAAAAGATAGATTTAATTTTATATCTCAAAGTTGATAAAGATACAGTGGTAAAAAGACTAGAGAAAAGAAAAATTATTGAAAATAGATCAGACGATGAAACAAGTACTATTCTAAAACGTTTTGATACATACATGAACACAACAGAGCCAGTACTGAATTACTACTCAGAGAATCCTAAATTTAAGGAAATTGATGGAAGCTTAGAAATAGACGAAATAACAAGGAAAATAGACACTTTTATAAATGTTTAA